In the genome of Drosophila subpulchrella strain 33 F10 #4 breed RU33 chromosome 2L, RU_Dsub_v1.1 Primary Assembly, whole genome shotgun sequence, one region contains:
- the LOC119547606 gene encoding dihydrolipoyllysine-residue acetyltransferase component of pyruvate dehydrogenase complex, mitochondrial isoform X3, whose product MLRSLATTRNEIGALRSVLLRSNNATYIRRSAGNVGVRALSCQLINSRNLQNNRSKLSTRQPLAGWSYNFARAYASLPEHIRVPLPALSPTMERGSIVSWEKKEGDQLNEGDLLCEIETDKATMGFETPEEGYLAKILIQGGTKDVPVGQLLCIIVPDQGSVAAFADFKDDGAGAAPAAPAAAPAPAAAAAAAPPPPPAPVAAVPAPAPAAAPAAAGQQAAAKPSAAAPAKAPRAAGARFEDIPVTNMRAVIAKRLLESKTQLPHYYVTVNCQVDKLLKFRAKVNKKYEKQGARVSVNDFIIKAVAIASLKVPEANSAWMDTVIRQYDDVDVSVAVSTDKGLITPIVFNADRKGVLEISKDVKALAAKARDNKLQPHEFQGGTISVSNLGMFGVNQFAAVINPPQSCILAIGTTTKQLVADPDSLKGFREVNILTVTLSADHRVVDGAVAARWLQHFRDYLEDPANMVL is encoded by the exons ATGCTGCGCTCCCTTGCAACAACACGAAACGAAATCGGGGCCCTTCGCTCCGTGCTCCTGCGATCGAATAACGCCACCTATATCCGCCGATCGGCCGGAAATGTGGGAGTGCGCGCCCTCAGCTGCCAGCTGATCAACTCCCGGAATCTCCAGAACAATAG GTCCAAACTTAGCACTAGGCAACCCCTGGCGGGATGGAGCTACAACTTCGCCCGTGCCTATGCCAGCCTTCCGGAACACATCAGGGTGCCACTGCCGGCCCTGTCGCCCACCATGGAGCGCGGCTCGATTGTCAGCTGGGAGAAGAAGGAGGGTGACCAACTCAACGAAG GTGATCTGCTGTGCGAAATTGAGACGGACAAGGCCACCATGGGCTTCGAGACACCCGAGGAGGGCTACCTGGCCAAGATCCTCATCCAGGGCGGCACCAAGGACGTGCCTGTGGGTCAGCTGCTGTGCATCATTGTGCCAGACCAGGGCAGCGTAGCTGCCTTCGCGGACTTCAAGGACGATGGTGCAGGCGCAGCACCAGCTGCTCCGGCAGCAGCCCCAGCtccagcagctgcagcagctgcGGCGCCGCCTCCACCCCCGGCTCCAGTTGCCGCCGTGCCCGCTCCAGCTCCAGCCGCtgctccagcagcagcag GCCAGCAAGCGGCAGCCAAGCCGTCTGCTGCGGCACCTGCCAAGGCCCCAAGGGCAGCCGGAGCCCGCTTCGAGGACATCCCGGTGACCAACATGCGGGCGGTGATCGCCAAGCGTCTGTTGGAGTCCAAGACTCAACTGCCCCATTACTACGTCACTGTCAATTGTCAAGTGGATAAG CTCCTGAAGTTCCGCGCCAAGGTGAACAAAAAGTACGAAAAGCAGGGAGCCCGCGTCTCAGTGAACGACTTCATCATCAAGGCCGTCGCTATCGCCAGTCTTAAAGTGCCCGAGGCTAACTCCGCCTGGATGGACACAGTCATCCGGCAGTACGACGACGTCGATGTTTCAGTGGCCGTCTCGACAGACAAGGGCCTGATTACCCCCATCGTCTTCAATGCCGACCGCAAGGGAGTCCTGGAGATCTCCAAGGATGTCAAGGCGCTGGCAGCCAAGGCACGCGACAACAAGCTGCAGCCCCACGAATTCCAGGGCGGCACCATCTCGGTGTCCAACCTGGGCATGTTCG GTGTGAACCAGTTTGCTGCCGTTATTAATCCTCCGCAATCGTGCATCCTCGCCATTGGAACCACAACGAAACAGTTGGTGGCGGATCCTGACAGTCTCAAGGG TTTCAGGGAGGTCAACATTCTGACGGTTACCCTGAGTGCCGATCATCGTGTGGTTGATGGTGCTGTTGCTGCCAGATGGCTGCAGCACTTCCGCGACTACCTGGAGGATCCCGCCAACATGGTGTTGTAA
- the LOC119547606 gene encoding dihydrolipoyllysine-residue acetyltransferase component of pyruvate dehydrogenase complex, mitochondrial isoform X2 produces the protein MLRSLATTRNEIGALRSVLLRSNNATYIRRSAGNVGVRALSCQLINSRNLQNNRSKLSTRQPLAGWSYNFARAYASLPEHIRVPLPALSPTMERGSIVSWEKKEGDQLNEGDLLCEIETDKATMGFETPEEGYLAKILIQGGTKDVPVGQLLCIIVPDQGSVAAFADFKDDGAGAAPAAPAAAPAPAAAAAAAPPPPPAPVAAVPAPAPAAAPAAAGTGRVYASPMAKRLAEAQQLRLQGQQAAAKPSAAAPAKAPRAAGARFEDIPVTNMRAVIAKRLLESKTQLPHYYVTVNCQVDKLLKFRAKVNKKYEKQGARVSVNDFIIKAVAIASLKVPEANSAWMDTVIRQYDDVDVSVAVSTDKGLITPIVFNADRKGVLEISKDVKALAAKARDNKLQPHEFQGGTISVSNLGMFGVNQFAAVINPPQSCILAIGTTTKQLVADPDSLKGFREVNILTVTLSADHRVVDGAVAARWLQHFRDYLEDPANMVL, from the exons ATGCTGCGCTCCCTTGCAACAACACGAAACGAAATCGGGGCCCTTCGCTCCGTGCTCCTGCGATCGAATAACGCCACCTATATCCGCCGATCGGCCGGAAATGTGGGAGTGCGCGCCCTCAGCTGCCAGCTGATCAACTCCCGGAATCTCCAGAACAATAG GTCCAAACTTAGCACTAGGCAACCCCTGGCGGGATGGAGCTACAACTTCGCCCGTGCCTATGCCAGCCTTCCGGAACACATCAGGGTGCCACTGCCGGCCCTGTCGCCCACCATGGAGCGCGGCTCGATTGTCAGCTGGGAGAAGAAGGAGGGTGACCAACTCAACGAAG GTGATCTGCTGTGCGAAATTGAGACGGACAAGGCCACCATGGGCTTCGAGACACCCGAGGAGGGCTACCTGGCCAAGATCCTCATCCAGGGCGGCACCAAGGACGTGCCTGTGGGTCAGCTGCTGTGCATCATTGTGCCAGACCAGGGCAGCGTAGCTGCCTTCGCGGACTTCAAGGACGATGGTGCAGGCGCAGCACCAGCTGCTCCGGCAGCAGCCCCAGCtccagcagctgcagcagctgcGGCGCCGCCTCCACCCCCGGCTCCAGTTGCCGCCGTGCCCGCTCCAGCTCCAGCCGCtgctccagcagcagcaggtaCGGGCCGTGTGTATGCCAGTCCGATGGCCAAGCGACTAGCCGAGGCACAACAGCTGCGTCTACAAG GCCAGCAAGCGGCAGCCAAGCCGTCTGCTGCGGCACCTGCCAAGGCCCCAAGGGCAGCCGGAGCCCGCTTCGAGGACATCCCGGTGACCAACATGCGGGCGGTGATCGCCAAGCGTCTGTTGGAGTCCAAGACTCAACTGCCCCATTACTACGTCACTGTCAATTGTCAAGTGGATAAG CTCCTGAAGTTCCGCGCCAAGGTGAACAAAAAGTACGAAAAGCAGGGAGCCCGCGTCTCAGTGAACGACTTCATCATCAAGGCCGTCGCTATCGCCAGTCTTAAAGTGCCCGAGGCTAACTCCGCCTGGATGGACACAGTCATCCGGCAGTACGACGACGTCGATGTTTCAGTGGCCGTCTCGACAGACAAGGGCCTGATTACCCCCATCGTCTTCAATGCCGACCGCAAGGGAGTCCTGGAGATCTCCAAGGATGTCAAGGCGCTGGCAGCCAAGGCACGCGACAACAAGCTGCAGCCCCACGAATTCCAGGGCGGCACCATCTCGGTGTCCAACCTGGGCATGTTCG GTGTGAACCAGTTTGCTGCCGTTATTAATCCTCCGCAATCGTGCATCCTCGCCATTGGAACCACAACGAAACAGTTGGTGGCGGATCCTGACAGTCTCAAGGG TTTCAGGGAGGTCAACATTCTGACGGTTACCCTGAGTGCCGATCATCGTGTGGTTGATGGTGCTGTTGCTGCCAGATGGCTGCAGCACTTCCGCGACTACCTGGAGGATCCCGCCAACATGGTGTTGTAA
- the LOC119548180 gene encoding retinaldehyde-binding protein 1: MAATDIAEEAFNLRLGYLKPETVEIARVELRETEEVKAAAIIQLRELLKATPELNYKDDDAFLTVFLRACHFYPEGALEKMKTTATFRKEYASLVRGLLVEEVKEKFVKGSVINVLKNCDQKGRRVLIVNCGKLWDPSEITSDEMFRMLYMVHLAAQLEEETQVRGVVCIMDFEGLGMKQVKALSPSFSKRLLTFIQEAMPLRMKEVHFVKQPFIFNMVWTLFKPFVKEKLNSRMHFHGSDMKSLQKFLDPSILPANYKGTLPAINYGGVEWFPALEKQAEYVAEWSQLGPAQW, translated from the exons ATGGCTGCCACCGATATCGCCGAGGAGGCCTTTAACTTGCGTCTGGGCTATCTGAAGCCGGAGACCGTGGAAATCGCCAGGGTGGAGCTGCGGGAAACCGAGGAGGTCAAGGCGGCGGCCATCATCCAGCTGCGGGAGCTGCTCAAGGCCACGCCCGAGCTGAACTACAAGGACGACGACGCCTTCCTCACAGTCTTCCTGCGCGCCTGCCACTTTTACCCCGAGGGAGCCTTGGAGAAG ATGAAAACCACCGCCACCTTCCGCAAGGAGTATGCCTCCCTGGTCCGAGGACTTTTGGTGGAGGAGGTCAAGGAGAAGTTCGTGAAGGGCAGTGTGATCAATGTGCTGAAGAACTGCGATCAGAAGGGTCGCCGAGTGCTGATCGTGAACTGCGGCAAGCTTTGGGATCCCAGCGAGATCACCAGCGATGAGATGTTCCGAATGCTCTACATGGTCCACCTGGCCGCCCAGTTAGAGGAGGAGACCCAGGTGAGGGGCGTGGTCTGCATCATGGACTTCGAGGGTCTGGGCATGAAGCAGGTGAAAGCCCTGTCGCCGAGTTTCTCCAAGCGACTGCTCACATTCATCCAGGAGGCGATGCCACTCCGCATGAAGGAGGTGCACTTCGTCAAGCAGCCCTTCATTTTCAACATGGTCTGGACCCTCTTTAAGCCCTTCGTCAAGGAGAAGCTGAACAGTAGG ATGCACTTCCACGGCAGTGACATGAAGTCGCTTCAGAAGTTCCTCGACCCATCCATCCTGCCCGCCAACTACAAGGGCACCTTGCCCGCGATCAACTACGGTGGCGTCGAGTGGTTCCCCGCCCTGGAGAAGCAGGCGGAGTACGTGGCCGAGTGGAGCCAGTTGGGCCCCGCCCAGTGGTGA
- the LOC119547606 gene encoding dihydrolipoyllysine-residue acetyltransferase component of pyruvate dehydrogenase complex, mitochondrial isoform X1: protein MLRSLATTRNEIGALRSVLLRSNNATYIRRSAGNVGVRALSCQLINSRNLQNNRSKLSTRQPLAGWSYNFARAYASLPEHIRVPLPALSPTMERGSIVSWEKKEGDQLNEGDLLCEIETDKATMGFETPEEGYLAKILIQGGTKDVPVGQLLCIIVPDQGSVAAFADFKDDGAGAAPAAPAAAPAPAAAAAAAPPPPPAPVAAVPAPAPAAAPAAAGTGRVYASPMAKRLAEAQQLRLQGKGSGVHGSIKSGDLAGQQAAAKPSAAAPAKAPRAAGARFEDIPVTNMRAVIAKRLLESKTQLPHYYVTVNCQVDKLLKFRAKVNKKYEKQGARVSVNDFIIKAVAIASLKVPEANSAWMDTVIRQYDDVDVSVAVSTDKGLITPIVFNADRKGVLEISKDVKALAAKARDNKLQPHEFQGGTISVSNLGMFGVNQFAAVINPPQSCILAIGTTTKQLVADPDSLKGFREVNILTVTLSADHRVVDGAVAARWLQHFRDYLEDPANMVL, encoded by the exons ATGCTGCGCTCCCTTGCAACAACACGAAACGAAATCGGGGCCCTTCGCTCCGTGCTCCTGCGATCGAATAACGCCACCTATATCCGCCGATCGGCCGGAAATGTGGGAGTGCGCGCCCTCAGCTGCCAGCTGATCAACTCCCGGAATCTCCAGAACAATAG GTCCAAACTTAGCACTAGGCAACCCCTGGCGGGATGGAGCTACAACTTCGCCCGTGCCTATGCCAGCCTTCCGGAACACATCAGGGTGCCACTGCCGGCCCTGTCGCCCACCATGGAGCGCGGCTCGATTGTCAGCTGGGAGAAGAAGGAGGGTGACCAACTCAACGAAG GTGATCTGCTGTGCGAAATTGAGACGGACAAGGCCACCATGGGCTTCGAGACACCCGAGGAGGGCTACCTGGCCAAGATCCTCATCCAGGGCGGCACCAAGGACGTGCCTGTGGGTCAGCTGCTGTGCATCATTGTGCCAGACCAGGGCAGCGTAGCTGCCTTCGCGGACTTCAAGGACGATGGTGCAGGCGCAGCACCAGCTGCTCCGGCAGCAGCCCCAGCtccagcagctgcagcagctgcGGCGCCGCCTCCACCCCCGGCTCCAGTTGCCGCCGTGCCCGCTCCAGCTCCAGCCGCtgctccagcagcagcaggtaCGGGCCGTGTGTATGCCAGTCCGATGGCCAAGCGACTAGCCGAGGCACAACAGCTGCGTCTACAAG GCAAGGGCAGTGGAGTCCATGGCTCAATTAAATCTGGTGATCTTGCAGGCCAGCAAGCGGCAGCCAAGCCGTCTGCTGCGGCACCTGCCAAGGCCCCAAGGGCAGCCGGAGCCCGCTTCGAGGACATCCCGGTGACCAACATGCGGGCGGTGATCGCCAAGCGTCTGTTGGAGTCCAAGACTCAACTGCCCCATTACTACGTCACTGTCAATTGTCAAGTGGATAAG CTCCTGAAGTTCCGCGCCAAGGTGAACAAAAAGTACGAAAAGCAGGGAGCCCGCGTCTCAGTGAACGACTTCATCATCAAGGCCGTCGCTATCGCCAGTCTTAAAGTGCCCGAGGCTAACTCCGCCTGGATGGACACAGTCATCCGGCAGTACGACGACGTCGATGTTTCAGTGGCCGTCTCGACAGACAAGGGCCTGATTACCCCCATCGTCTTCAATGCCGACCGCAAGGGAGTCCTGGAGATCTCCAAGGATGTCAAGGCGCTGGCAGCCAAGGCACGCGACAACAAGCTGCAGCCCCACGAATTCCAGGGCGGCACCATCTCGGTGTCCAACCTGGGCATGTTCG GTGTGAACCAGTTTGCTGCCGTTATTAATCCTCCGCAATCGTGCATCCTCGCCATTGGAACCACAACGAAACAGTTGGTGGCGGATCCTGACAGTCTCAAGGG TTTCAGGGAGGTCAACATTCTGACGGTTACCCTGAGTGCCGATCATCGTGTGGTTGATGGTGCTGTTGCTGCCAGATGGCTGCAGCACTTCCGCGACTACCTGGAGGATCCCGCCAACATGGTGTTGTAA